Proteins encoded by one window of Panicum virgatum strain AP13 chromosome 7N, P.virgatum_v5, whole genome shotgun sequence:
- the LOC120683968 gene encoding protein MHF1 homolog, which yields MDMDMDMDMETLADDTDAALAGDSGGEAERYEAAEAEAELLRDRLRLAVISIATAEGKKAGMTVADPVVACIADLAYKSAEQLAKDAELFAQHAGRKTIKMDDVILTAHRNEHLMGLLRTFSQELKGKEPASSERKRKKSSKKDKRVINV from the exons ATGGACATGGACATGGACATGGATATGGAGACCCTCGCCGACGACACCGacgcggcgctcgccggcgacagcggcggcgaggccgagcgCTACGAGGCTGCCGAGGCTGAGGCTGAACTCCTCCGcgaccgcctccgcctcgccgtcaTCAGCATCGCCACCGCCGAAG GGAAGAAGGCGGGGATGACGGTCGCCGACCCCGTTGTTGCCTGCATCGCCGATCTGGCATACAAGAGCGCAG AGCAGCTGGCTAAGGATGCAGAATTGTTTGCACAGCATGCCGGTCGCAAGACCATCAAGATGGATGATGTTATACTCACAG CTCACAGGAATGAGCACCTTATGGGTCTTCTGCGGACCTTCTCTCAAGAACTGAAGGGAAAGGAGCCTGCCAGCAGCGAGAGGAAGCGAAAGAAATCGTcaaagaaggacaagagggtgATAAACGTCTGA
- the LOC120680597 gene encoding uncharacterized protein LOC120680597, with translation MEAYVRGGLARFLRSGGDEDARWALARQIATCEDRAMEAYVRGLARFLRSPERYPAARSLRLEFFLAPPPPEDHDGAAGSAMAECLASAFRWPSLERLAVYAFPRGAAAGGDETKQPAHVFPDPEPVRALLTASRVGTLHVKIELPGAERARLRAAVPRPDEAHRRDHAACQGRLPAILLQRPRAVVPGTRVPAPRVVLRRRLRPVRGGSAAVVEAP, from the coding sequence ATGGAGGCCTACGTGCGTGGAGGGCTCGCCCGCTTCCTGCgctccggcggcgacgaggacgcgCGGTGGGCGCTCGCCCGGCAGATCGCCACCTGCGAGGACCGCGCCATGGAGGCCTACGTGCGCGGGCTCGCCCGCTTCCTCCGCTCCCCCGAGCGCTACCCGGCCGCTAGGTCCCTCAGGCTCGAGTtcttcctcgcgccgccgccgccggaggaccacgacggcgccgccgggagCGCCATGGCGGAGTGCCTCGCTTCCGCCTTCCGCTGGCCCTCCCTTGAGCGCCTGGCCGTCTACGCCttcccgcgcggcgcggcggcgggcggggacgAGACCAAGCAGCCCGCGCACGTGTTCCCGGACCCGGAGCCCGTCCGGGCGCTGCTGACGGCGAGCCGCGTCGGGACCCTGCACGTCAAGATCGAACTGCCTGGCGCAGAGCGGGCGCGGCTACGGGCTGCTGTTCCCCGTCCTGACGAGGCTCACCGTCGAGATCACGCCGCGTGTCAAGGCCGACTTCCCGCGATCCTACTTCAACGACCTCGTGCTGTCGTGCCGGGAACTCGTGTTCCTGCGCCTCGTGTCGTGCTACGTCGCCGGCTCCGCCCCGTTCGTGGTGGATCTGCCGCCGTCGTCGAAGCTCCGTGA